The Vanessa tameamea isolate UH-Manoa-2023 chromosome 2, ilVanTame1 primary haplotype, whole genome shotgun sequence genome has a segment encoding these proteins:
- the Chd1 gene encoding chromodomain-helicase-DNA-binding protein 1 isoform X4: protein MLLKGSMNESGSDSMSDKGEKSDSSGSGSGSESDSGSSSSGSGSAGRSGSEKSSNADRSHLSDDTKSSPKHSIANSSKSDHHTDKDSSDDSISKRKSRNNHGKVKSDLWEDNPDIYGIRRSARSRKEPDRLKLADSDSSERGRSHRKSRKKSNSWNSDTSDSDSDLKGSPPPPSKRPGQRSVPLRKKKPSRRRRFTSDEDESTEASDEETRSRTATRRTGAAVSYKEASDEQTDSSDLLEVEGEGEVEPEPEDHSETIERVLGHRRGKKGVTGNVTTVYYVEEHGDPNEGCNPEDEEATEPQYLIKWKGWSHIHNTWESEKTISEQKVKGLKKLENYIKKEADLSWWRQQAGPEDIDYFECQSELQQELVKTYNFVERIFAEQTRELEGGGTAHEYFCKWESLPYADSTWEDSSLIEKRWPAEVETFKSREAAKTTPSRHCPVLKRRPKFHQVKEQPEYMGKDQTFILRDYQMDGLNWLIHSWCKDNSVILADEMGLGKTIQTICFLYYLFKSQQLYGPFLCVVPLSTMTAWQREFTQWAPDINVVTYIGDVTSRNIIRQFEWSFASSKRLKFNAILTTYEILLKDRQFLRSFSWACLLVDEAHRLKNDDSLLYKALKEFDTNHRLLVTGTPLQNSLKELWALLHFIMPYKFESWEEFEKDHEDAATKGYEKLHKQLEPFILRRQKKDVEKSLPAKVEQILRVEMTSIQKQYYKWILTKNYSALRKGVKGSINTFINIVIELKKCCNHALLTKPEDFESRASLATTDAVEKLLRGSGKLLLLDKLLCRLKETGHRVLIFSQMVRMLDILAEYLQRRHFPFQRLDGSIKGEIRKQALDHFNAEGSQDFCFLLSTRAGGLGINLATADTVIIFDSDWNPQNDLQAQARAHRIGQKNQVNIYRLVTARSVEEDIVERAKRKMVLDHLVIQRMDTTGRTVLNKRDASGTSANNPFNKEDLNAILKFGAEELFKDDDENDEDPVCDIDEILQRAETRDEGPAMAGDELLSAFKVASFAFDEEKAVMEVKKENNEEEGKDWDDIIPENVRKTIAEQEKTKEMEDLYLPPRRKNMQQNNADDKGGRKRRGRSGGDGGDGGDGADGEGDVDSDISDADVSADDDRPRKRGRPPASHREKIKGFTDQEIRRFVKSFKKFSAPLKHLDSIACDAELQEKPLADLKKLGEILQERCKAVLNDTTESTNEHNDGRKNARKTFKLGGVPVNAKTMAACQDELAPLDDFLPQTKEERLKWQLDFRTRPANFDIEWGVEDDSKLLAGIYQYGMGSWEAIKMDSSFVIGDKILTNEDKKPQAKHLQSRAEYLLKLIKKLLDQKNGKQKQRKPRMKKGAKEPVTKDTVDEDMSSGNESKKGNKNARNNDKGEKGKSKLEDILTHDETSNDRKEKDRKRTRKEGKDRPKNDKIKGRKKPAGPMHFTANNEPRALEVLGDLDPSVFEECKEKMRPVKKALRALDNPDQTLSETEQVSRTRACLTQIGNQIDICLSEYPDPEKKVEWRSNLWYFVSKFTNFDAKQLYRLYKYGLKKNVDGKKDGKHKENKLNAKNNINSSNNHVKLYKKEVKHDENNRKEKRTKAEKDKIDKNNEKIPHASGVKRKLEEGECDPEPNENKRHERERSRTERERERDRDRDRERDRDRDRDRDRERDRDRDRDRDRDRDRSRTRRDSGGVGPPRVRPPYAPHAHGDHAAHPSHPAHPAWTPPAYPGPRQYRGGDRNARPHDKRRFGGYAAMGGPYSGYYEGTAMAGGMGFPPVRPYPDDWRGYTPQSDYPYDERDYEREVYRRDYDRRAPPT from the exons ATGCTCTTG AAGGGCTCAATGAATGAATCTGGGAGTGACTCTATGAGTGACAAAGGAGAGAAGAGTGATTCTAGTGGTTCAGGCTCCGGCAGTGAGAg TGACAGTGGTTCTAGTTCTTCTGGATCTGGGTCAGCTGGCAGATCAGGATCTGAGAAGTCTTCTAATGCAGACAGGTCACATCTTAGCGATGACACAAAATCTTCACCAAAACATAGTATCGCTAATTCTTCCAAATCTGATCATCACACTGATAAAGATTCTTCAGATGACTCAATATCAAAACGAAAGTCAAGAAATAATCATGGAAAGGTGAAATCAGATCTATGGGAAGATAATCCTGATATATATGGTATTAGGAGATCAGCCCGATCAAGAAAAGAACCAGATAGACTAAAACTTGCTGATAGTGACTCGAGTGAGCGAGGACGAAGTCATagaaaaagtagaaaaaaaag caaCTCATGGAATTCAGATACCTCCGATAGTGATAGTGATTTAAAGGGTTCCCCACCTCCACCCTCTAAAAGACCAGGCCAAAGAAGTGTACCTCTAAGGAAAAAGAAACCATCGAGAAGAAGAAGATTTACCAGTGATGAAGATGAAAGTACAGAAGCATCCGATGAAGAAACTAGGAG TAGAACAGCAACACGGCGTACTGGAGCTGCTGTTAGTTATAAAGAAGCCAGCGATGAACAAACTGACTCTTCAGACTTATTGGAAGTTGAAGGGGAGGGAGAAGTTGAACCTGAACCCGAAGACCACAGTGAAACTATTGAAAGGGTTCTTGGACATCGAAGAGGAAAGAAAGGAG TCACTGGAAATGTGACTACAGTTTATTATGTAGAAGAGCATGGTGATCCCAATGAAGGTTGTAATCCCGAAGATGAAGAAGCAACTGAACCTCAGTACCTGATTAAATGGAAGGGATGGTctcatatacataatacatggGAGTCAGAGAAAACAATTAGTGAACAAAAAGTAAAAGGTCTTAAAAAGTTAGAAAACTACATAAAGAAAGAAGCAGATCTTTCGTGGTGGAGGCAGCAAGCAGGTCCTGaagatattgattattttgaatgtCAATCTGAATTACAGCAAGAATTGGTCAAGACTTACAATTTTGTAGAAAGGATATTTG ctGAACAAACAAGAGAGTTGGAAGGTGGTGGAACAGCTCATGAATACTTTTGCAAATGGGAGTCATTACCATATGCAGATTCAACCTGGGAAGATTCTTCTCTCATAGAAAAAAGGTGGCCTGCAGAAGTTGAAACCTTTAAAAGTAGAGAAGCTGCGAAAACTACGCCATCAAGACATTGTCCTGTTTTAAAACGACGGCCGAAATTCCACCAAGTAAAAGAACAACCCGAGTATATGGGAAAGGATCag ACTTTTATATTAAGAGATTACCAAATGGATGGATTAAATTGGTTGATACATTCCTGGTGCAAAGACAATTCTGTCATATTAGCTGATGAAATGGGTTTAGGTAAAACAATACAG ACAATATGTTTTTTGTACTATCTATTTAAATCCCAACAACTGTATGGCCCGTTTCTTTGTGTAGTCCCTCTAAGTACAATGACAGCATGGCAAAGAGAATTTACACAATGGGCACCTGATATTAATGTTGTGACTTATATTGGTGATGTAACAAGTAGAAATATT ATCAGGCAGTTTGAATGGAGTTTCGCCAGTtcaaaaagattaaaatttaatgcaatattaACTACTtatgagattttattaaaagataggCAATTCCTGAGGTCTTTCAGCTGGGCTTGTCTGTTAGTTGATGAAGCACATAGGTTAAAAAATGATGATTCACTTTTGTATAAAGCTTTGAAGGAGTTTGATACAAATCACAGGTTACTGGTTACTGGAACACCATTACAAAATTCCTTAAAGGAATTATGGGCACTTCTGCATTTTATAATGCCCTACAA ATTTGAATCTTGGGAAGAATTTGAGAAAGATCACGAAGATGCCGCAACTAAAGGCtatgaaaaattacataaacaattgGAACCTTTTATATTGAGAAGACAAAAAAAAGATGTAGAGAAATCTTTACCTGCAAAAGTAGAACAAATCTTGAGGGTGGAAATGACTTCGATACAAAAACAATACTACAAATGGATTCTTACAAAAAACTATAGTGCATTGCGAAAAGGTGTAAAGGggtcaataaatacatttataaatattgtgataGAACTGAAAAAGTGTTGTAATCATGCACTCTTGACTAAACCGGAAGATTTTGAATCAAGAGCATCGCTTGCTACTACAGATGCTGTTGag aaactTCTAAGAGGCTCTGGGAAACTGctattattagataaattattgtGCAGGCTAAAAGAAACTGGCCATAGAGTTCTTATATTCTCACAAATGGTAAGAATGTTGGATATACTTGCTGAATATTTACAAAGGCGTCATTTTCCATTTCAACGCCTAGATGGAAGCATAAAAGGAGAAATAAGAAAGCAGGCTCTTGATCACTTTAATGCTGAAGGCTCgcaagatttttgttttttgctaTCGACAAGAGCAGGTGGCCTTGGTATTAACTTGGCAACTGCAGATACTGTGATAATATTTGACTCTGATTGGAATCCACAAAATGACCTTCAAGCACAAGCTCGAGCTCATCGTATAGGACAAAAAAATCag GTCAATATTTATCGATTGGTGACTGCTAGATCTGTAGAGGAAGACATAGTAGAAAGAGCTAAAAGAAAAATGGTTCTTGACCATTTGGTCATTCAGAGAATGGATACTACTGGCCGAACTGTCCTTAACAAACGAGATGCCTCCGGCACAAGTGCAAATAACCCTTTTAACAAGGAAGATTTGAATGCAATTTTGAAATTTGGGGCAGAAGAATTGTTTAAAgatgatgatgaaaatgatGAGGATCCTGtc tgtgatatagatgaaattttgcaaagaGCAGAAACTCGAGATGAGGGACCTGCAATGGCAGGGGATGAATTACTTTCTGCATTTAAAGTAGCTAGTTTTGCATTTGACGAAGAAAAAGCTGTAATGgaagtaaaaaaagaaaataatgaagaGGAAGGCAAAGATTGG gaTGACATTATACCAGAAAATGTAAGGAAAACCATAGCTGAGCAAGAGAAGACTAAGGAAATGGAGGATTTGTACTTACCACCTAGAAGAAAAAACATGCAGCAAAACAATGCTGATGATA AAGGTGGCCGCAAACGTCGTGGTCGCAGTGGTGGAGACGGCGGCGACGGTGGTGACGGGGCGGATGGCGAGGGGGACGTCGACAGTGACATATCTGACGCCGATGTTAGCGCTGACGACGACCGACCTAGGAAACGAGGCCGTCCTCCTGCGTCGCATAGGGAAAAGATAAAGGGATTTACGGATCAGGAG ATTCGTAGATTTGTCAAAAGCTTTAAGAAGTTCTCCGCACCTTTAAAGCACCTTGATAGCATAGCTTGTGATGCTGAGCTACAGGAAAAACCATTAGCTGACCTCAAAAAATTGGGAGAAATTCTTCAAGAGAGATGCAAAGCTGTTTTAAATGATACAACAGAATCTActa ACGAGCATAATGATGGCCGCAAAAATGCAAGAAAGACTTTCAAACTTGGTGGTGTTCCTGTTAATGCAAAAACAATGGCGGCCTGTCAGGACGAGCTTGCACCTTTAGATGATTTCTTACCACAAACTAAAGAAGAAAGACTGAAATGGCAATTAGATTTCag gacAAGGCCTGCAAATTTCGATATTGAATGGGGAGTTGAGGATGATTCTAAGTTATTAGCTGGTATTTATCAGTATGGTATGGGTTCTTGGGAAGCGATAAAAATGGACTCATCATTTGTTATTGGTGATAAAATTCTTACTAATGAAGACAAGAAACCCCAGGCGAAGCATTTACAATCAAGAGCAGAATACTTATTAAAACTAATCAAAAAGTTACTTGATCAAAAAAAtggaaaacaaaaacaaagaaaacCAAGAATGAAGAAAGGTGCTAAAGAACCTGTAACGAAAGACACTGTTGACGAAGACATGAGTTCAGGCAATGAAAGCAAAAAAGGGAATAAAAATGCAAGGAATAATGATAAAGGAGAAaag GGAAAGTCAAAACTCGAAGATATTTTAACGCATGATGAAACATCCAATGACAGAAAAGAAAAGGACAGGAAACGCACAAGAAAAGAGGGTAAAGATCGACCcaaaaacgataaaattaagGGTCGCAAAAAGCCTGCTGGACCTATGCATTTCACTGCTAATAATGAACCAAGAGCTTTAGAAGTTTTAGGTGATCTAGATCCATCGGTATTTGAAGAA TGTAAAGAAAAAATGAGACCAGTTAAGAAAGCTCTACGTGCCCTTGATAACCCAGATCAAACTCTCTCAGAAACAGAACAGGTATCCCGAACAAGAGCCTGTCTGACACAAATAGGAAATCAAATAGATATATGTTTATCTGAATATCCAGATCCTGAAAAAAAAGTTGAATGGAGGAGTAATCTCTGGTATTTTGTgtcaaaatttacaaattttgatGCTAAACAGTTATACAGGTTATATAAATATGGTTTGAAGAAAAATGTAGATGGTAAAAAAGATGGAAAACACAAAGAAAACAAG TTAAatgctaaaaataatataaacagctcaaataatcatgtaaaattatataaaaaagaggtAAAACATGATGAAAATAATCGAAAAGAGAAAAGAACAAAGGCTGAAAAAgacaaaatagataaaaataatgaaaagatACCCCACGCATCTGGTGTAAAAAGGAAACTTGAGGAGGGAGAATGTGACCCAGAACCAAATGAAAACAAACGACATGAGAG AGAGCGGAGCCGGACGGAACGAGAGAGAGAACGAGACCGCGATCGAGACCGTGAACGCGATCGTGATCGAGATCGAGACCGAGACAGGGAGAGAGATCGAGATCGAGATCGCGATCGCGACCGGGATCGGGATCGCTCTCGTACGCGAAGAGACAGCGGCGGTGTTGGCCCGCCACGTGTGCGTCCGCCCTATGCGCCTCACGCGCATGGCGACCATGCTGCGCACCCGTCGCATCCGGCACACCCTGCTTGGACGCCGCCCGCCTATCCGGGTCCTCGTCAGTACCGTGGTGGTGATCGCAACGCTCGGCCACATGATAAGAGACG GTTTGGAGGATATGCAGCAATGGGTGGTCCATACAGTGGATATTACGAGGGTACGGCGATGGCAGGAGGGATGGGTTTTCCTCCTGTACGTCCATACCCGGACGATTGGCGTGGTTACACACCACAGTCTGACTATCCATACGACGAGCGAGATTACGAGCGCGAAGTCTATAGAAGAGATTATGATCGGCGGGCGCCACCGACTTAG
- the Chd1 gene encoding chromodomain-helicase-DNA-binding protein 1 isoform X2, whose product MLLGSMNESGSDSMSDKGEKSDSSGSGSGSESDSGSSSSGSGSAGRSGSEKSSNADRSHLSDDTKSSPKHSIANSSKSDHHTDKDSSDDSISKRKSRNNHGKVKSDLWEDNPDIYGIRRSARSRKEPDRLKLADSDSSERGRSHRKSRKKSNSWNSDTSDSDSDLKGSPPPPSKRPGQRSVPLRKKKPSRRRRFTSDEDESTEASDEETRSRTATRRTGAAVSYKEASDEQTDSSDLLEVEGEGEVEPEPEDHSETIERVLGHRRGKKGVTGNVTTVYYVEEHGDPNEGCNPEDEEATEPQYLIKWKGWSHIHNTWESEKTISEQKVKGLKKLENYIKKEADLSWWRQQAGPEDIDYFECQSELQQELVKTYNFVERIFAEQTRELEGGGTAHEYFCKWESLPYADSTWEDSSLIEKRWPAEVETFKSREAAKTTPSRHCPVLKRRPKFHQVKEQPEYMGKDQTFILRDYQMDGLNWLIHSWCKDNSVILADEMGLGKTIQTICFLYYLFKSQQLYGPFLCVVPLSTMTAWQREFTQWAPDINVVTYIGDVTSRNIIRQFEWSFASSKRLKFNAILTTYEILLKDRQFLRSFSWACLLVDEAHRLKNDDSLLYKALKEFDTNHRLLVTGTPLQNSLKELWALLHFIMPYKFESWEEFEKDHEDAATKGYEKLHKQLEPFILRRQKKDVEKSLPAKVEQILRVEMTSIQKQYYKWILTKNYSALRKGVKGSINTFINIVIELKKCCNHALLTKPEDFESRASLATTDAVEKLLRGSGKLLLLDKLLCRLKETGHRVLIFSQMVRMLDILAEYLQRRHFPFQRLDGSIKGEIRKQALDHFNAEGSQDFCFLLSTRAGGLGINLATADTVIIFDSDWNPQNDLQAQARAHRIGQKNQVNIYRLVTARSVEEDIVERAKRKMVLDHLVIQRMDTTGRTVLNKRDASGTSANNPFNKEDLNAILKFGAEELFKDDDENDEDPVCDIDEILQRAETRDEGPAMAGDELLSAFKVASFAFDEEKAVMEVKKENNEEEGKDWDDIIPENVRKTIAEQEKTKEMEDLYLPPRRKNMQQNNADDKGGRKRRGRSGGDGGDGGDGADGEGDVDSDISDADVSADDDRPRKRGRPPASHREKIKGFTDQEIRRFVKSFKKFSAPLKHLDSIACDAELQEKPLADLKKLGEILQERCKAVLNDTTESTNEHNDGRKNARKTFKLGGVPVNAKTMAACQDELAPLDDFLPQTKEERLKWQLDFRTRPANFDIEWGVEDDSKLLAGIYQYGMGSWEAIKMDSSFVIGDKILTNEDKKPQAKHLQSRAEYLLKLIKKLLDQKNGKQKQRKPRMKKGAKEPVTKDTVDEDMSSGNESKKGNKNARNNDKGEKGKSKLEDILTHDETSNDRKEKDRKRTRKEGKDRPKNDKIKGRKKPAGPMHFTANNEPRALEVLGDLDPSVFEECKEKMRPVKKALRALDNPDQTLSETEQVSRTRACLTQIGNQIDICLSEYPDPEKKVEWRSNLWYFVSKFTNFDAKQLYRLYKYGLKKNVDGKKDGKHKENKLNAKNNINSSNNHVKLYKKEVKHDENNRKEKRTKAEKDKIDKNNEKIPHASGVKRKLEEGECDPEPNENKRHERHKHKQKERRDREGSLKRDDLMYRERSRTERERERDRDRDRERDRDRDRDRDRERDRDRDRDRDRDRDRSRTRRDSGGVGPPRVRPPYAPHAHGDHAAHPSHPAHPAWTPPAYPGPRQYRGGDRNARPHDKRRFGGYAAMGGPYSGYYEGTAMAGGMGFPPVRPYPDDWRGYTPQSDYPYDERDYEREVYRRDYDRRAPPT is encoded by the exons ATGCTCTTG GGCTCAATGAATGAATCTGGGAGTGACTCTATGAGTGACAAAGGAGAGAAGAGTGATTCTAGTGGTTCAGGCTCCGGCAGTGAGAg TGACAGTGGTTCTAGTTCTTCTGGATCTGGGTCAGCTGGCAGATCAGGATCTGAGAAGTCTTCTAATGCAGACAGGTCACATCTTAGCGATGACACAAAATCTTCACCAAAACATAGTATCGCTAATTCTTCCAAATCTGATCATCACACTGATAAAGATTCTTCAGATGACTCAATATCAAAACGAAAGTCAAGAAATAATCATGGAAAGGTGAAATCAGATCTATGGGAAGATAATCCTGATATATATGGTATTAGGAGATCAGCCCGATCAAGAAAAGAACCAGATAGACTAAAACTTGCTGATAGTGACTCGAGTGAGCGAGGACGAAGTCATagaaaaagtagaaaaaaaag caaCTCATGGAATTCAGATACCTCCGATAGTGATAGTGATTTAAAGGGTTCCCCACCTCCACCCTCTAAAAGACCAGGCCAAAGAAGTGTACCTCTAAGGAAAAAGAAACCATCGAGAAGAAGAAGATTTACCAGTGATGAAGATGAAAGTACAGAAGCATCCGATGAAGAAACTAGGAG TAGAACAGCAACACGGCGTACTGGAGCTGCTGTTAGTTATAAAGAAGCCAGCGATGAACAAACTGACTCTTCAGACTTATTGGAAGTTGAAGGGGAGGGAGAAGTTGAACCTGAACCCGAAGACCACAGTGAAACTATTGAAAGGGTTCTTGGACATCGAAGAGGAAAGAAAGGAG TCACTGGAAATGTGACTACAGTTTATTATGTAGAAGAGCATGGTGATCCCAATGAAGGTTGTAATCCCGAAGATGAAGAAGCAACTGAACCTCAGTACCTGATTAAATGGAAGGGATGGTctcatatacataatacatggGAGTCAGAGAAAACAATTAGTGAACAAAAAGTAAAAGGTCTTAAAAAGTTAGAAAACTACATAAAGAAAGAAGCAGATCTTTCGTGGTGGAGGCAGCAAGCAGGTCCTGaagatattgattattttgaatgtCAATCTGAATTACAGCAAGAATTGGTCAAGACTTACAATTTTGTAGAAAGGATATTTG ctGAACAAACAAGAGAGTTGGAAGGTGGTGGAACAGCTCATGAATACTTTTGCAAATGGGAGTCATTACCATATGCAGATTCAACCTGGGAAGATTCTTCTCTCATAGAAAAAAGGTGGCCTGCAGAAGTTGAAACCTTTAAAAGTAGAGAAGCTGCGAAAACTACGCCATCAAGACATTGTCCTGTTTTAAAACGACGGCCGAAATTCCACCAAGTAAAAGAACAACCCGAGTATATGGGAAAGGATCag ACTTTTATATTAAGAGATTACCAAATGGATGGATTAAATTGGTTGATACATTCCTGGTGCAAAGACAATTCTGTCATATTAGCTGATGAAATGGGTTTAGGTAAAACAATACAG ACAATATGTTTTTTGTACTATCTATTTAAATCCCAACAACTGTATGGCCCGTTTCTTTGTGTAGTCCCTCTAAGTACAATGACAGCATGGCAAAGAGAATTTACACAATGGGCACCTGATATTAATGTTGTGACTTATATTGGTGATGTAACAAGTAGAAATATT ATCAGGCAGTTTGAATGGAGTTTCGCCAGTtcaaaaagattaaaatttaatgcaatattaACTACTtatgagattttattaaaagataggCAATTCCTGAGGTCTTTCAGCTGGGCTTGTCTGTTAGTTGATGAAGCACATAGGTTAAAAAATGATGATTCACTTTTGTATAAAGCTTTGAAGGAGTTTGATACAAATCACAGGTTACTGGTTACTGGAACACCATTACAAAATTCCTTAAAGGAATTATGGGCACTTCTGCATTTTATAATGCCCTACAA ATTTGAATCTTGGGAAGAATTTGAGAAAGATCACGAAGATGCCGCAACTAAAGGCtatgaaaaattacataaacaattgGAACCTTTTATATTGAGAAGACAAAAAAAAGATGTAGAGAAATCTTTACCTGCAAAAGTAGAACAAATCTTGAGGGTGGAAATGACTTCGATACAAAAACAATACTACAAATGGATTCTTACAAAAAACTATAGTGCATTGCGAAAAGGTGTAAAGGggtcaataaatacatttataaatattgtgataGAACTGAAAAAGTGTTGTAATCATGCACTCTTGACTAAACCGGAAGATTTTGAATCAAGAGCATCGCTTGCTACTACAGATGCTGTTGag aaactTCTAAGAGGCTCTGGGAAACTGctattattagataaattattgtGCAGGCTAAAAGAAACTGGCCATAGAGTTCTTATATTCTCACAAATGGTAAGAATGTTGGATATACTTGCTGAATATTTACAAAGGCGTCATTTTCCATTTCAACGCCTAGATGGAAGCATAAAAGGAGAAATAAGAAAGCAGGCTCTTGATCACTTTAATGCTGAAGGCTCgcaagatttttgttttttgctaTCGACAAGAGCAGGTGGCCTTGGTATTAACTTGGCAACTGCAGATACTGTGATAATATTTGACTCTGATTGGAATCCACAAAATGACCTTCAAGCACAAGCTCGAGCTCATCGTATAGGACAAAAAAATCag GTCAATATTTATCGATTGGTGACTGCTAGATCTGTAGAGGAAGACATAGTAGAAAGAGCTAAAAGAAAAATGGTTCTTGACCATTTGGTCATTCAGAGAATGGATACTACTGGCCGAACTGTCCTTAACAAACGAGATGCCTCCGGCACAAGTGCAAATAACCCTTTTAACAAGGAAGATTTGAATGCAATTTTGAAATTTGGGGCAGAAGAATTGTTTAAAgatgatgatgaaaatgatGAGGATCCTGtc tgtgatatagatgaaattttgcaaagaGCAGAAACTCGAGATGAGGGACCTGCAATGGCAGGGGATGAATTACTTTCTGCATTTAAAGTAGCTAGTTTTGCATTTGACGAAGAAAAAGCTGTAATGgaagtaaaaaaagaaaataatgaagaGGAAGGCAAAGATTGG gaTGACATTATACCAGAAAATGTAAGGAAAACCATAGCTGAGCAAGAGAAGACTAAGGAAATGGAGGATTTGTACTTACCACCTAGAAGAAAAAACATGCAGCAAAACAATGCTGATGATA AAGGTGGCCGCAAACGTCGTGGTCGCAGTGGTGGAGACGGCGGCGACGGTGGTGACGGGGCGGATGGCGAGGGGGACGTCGACAGTGACATATCTGACGCCGATGTTAGCGCTGACGACGACCGACCTAGGAAACGAGGCCGTCCTCCTGCGTCGCATAGGGAAAAGATAAAGGGATTTACGGATCAGGAG ATTCGTAGATTTGTCAAAAGCTTTAAGAAGTTCTCCGCACCTTTAAAGCACCTTGATAGCATAGCTTGTGATGCTGAGCTACAGGAAAAACCATTAGCTGACCTCAAAAAATTGGGAGAAATTCTTCAAGAGAGATGCAAAGCTGTTTTAAATGATACAACAGAATCTActa ACGAGCATAATGATGGCCGCAAAAATGCAAGAAAGACTTTCAAACTTGGTGGTGTTCCTGTTAATGCAAAAACAATGGCGGCCTGTCAGGACGAGCTTGCACCTTTAGATGATTTCTTACCACAAACTAAAGAAGAAAGACTGAAATGGCAATTAGATTTCag gacAAGGCCTGCAAATTTCGATATTGAATGGGGAGTTGAGGATGATTCTAAGTTATTAGCTGGTATTTATCAGTATGGTATGGGTTCTTGGGAAGCGATAAAAATGGACTCATCATTTGTTATTGGTGATAAAATTCTTACTAATGAAGACAAGAAACCCCAGGCGAAGCATTTACAATCAAGAGCAGAATACTTATTAAAACTAATCAAAAAGTTACTTGATCAAAAAAAtggaaaacaaaaacaaagaaaacCAAGAATGAAGAAAGGTGCTAAAGAACCTGTAACGAAAGACACTGTTGACGAAGACATGAGTTCAGGCAATGAAAGCAAAAAAGGGAATAAAAATGCAAGGAATAATGATAAAGGAGAAaag GGAAAGTCAAAACTCGAAGATATTTTAACGCATGATGAAACATCCAATGACAGAAAAGAAAAGGACAGGAAACGCACAAGAAAAGAGGGTAAAGATCGACCcaaaaacgataaaattaagGGTCGCAAAAAGCCTGCTGGACCTATGCATTTCACTGCTAATAATGAACCAAGAGCTTTAGAAGTTTTAGGTGATCTAGATCCATCGGTATTTGAAGAA TGTAAAGAAAAAATGAGACCAGTTAAGAAAGCTCTACGTGCCCTTGATAACCCAGATCAAACTCTCTCAGAAACAGAACAGGTATCCCGAACAAGAGCCTGTCTGACACAAATAGGAAATCAAATAGATATATGTTTATCTGAATATCCAGATCCTGAAAAAAAAGTTGAATGGAGGAGTAATCTCTGGTATTTTGTgtcaaaatttacaaattttgatGCTAAACAGTTATACAGGTTATATAAATATGGTTTGAAGAAAAATGTAGATGGTAAAAAAGATGGAAAACACAAAGAAAACAAG TTAAatgctaaaaataatataaacagctcaaataatcatgtaaaattatataaaaaagaggtAAAACATGATGAAAATAATCGAAAAGAGAAAAGAACAAAGGCTGAAAAAgacaaaatagataaaaataatgaaaagatACCCCACGCATCTGGTGTAAAAAGGAAACTTGAGGAGGGAGAATGTGACCCAGAACCAAATGAAAACAAACGACATGAGAG acataaacacaaacaaaaggAACGCAGAGATAGGGAAGGGAGCTTGAAGCGGGACGATTTGATGTACAGAGAGCGGAGCCGGACGGAACGAGAGAGAGAACGAGACCGCGATCGAGACCGTGAACGCGATCGTGATCGAGATCGAGACCGAGACAGGGAGAGAGATCGAGATCGAGATCGCGATCGCGACCGGGATCGGGATCGCTCTCGTACGCGAAGAGACAGCGGCGGTGTTGGCCCGCCACGTGTGCGTCCGCCCTATGCGCCTCACGCGCATGGCGACCATGCTGCGCACCCGTCGCATCCGGCACACCCTGCTTGGACGCCGCCCGCCTATCCGGGTCCTCGTCAGTACCGTGGTGGTGATCGCAACGCTCGGCCACATGATAAGAGACG GTTTGGAGGATATGCAGCAATGGGTGGTCCATACAGTGGATATTACGAGGGTACGGCGATGGCAGGAGGGATGGGTTTTCCTCCTGTACGTCCATACCCGGACGATTGGCGTGGTTACACACCACAGTCTGACTATCCATACGACGAGCGAGATTACGAGCGCGAAGTCTATAGAAGAGATTATGATCGGCGGGCGCCACCGACTTAG